A section of the Rhodobacteraceae bacterium M382 genome encodes:
- a CDS encoding ABC transporter permease: MIVLEKRPQPSRAWSMATPLVAVLATMIMGGILFAVLGKNPVEAIRTIFWEPLFGEFAFYYRPQLLVKGAPLILIAIGLSLGFRAGIWNIGAEGQYIMGAICGAGAGLAFYPLEAFYIFPIMVIAGALGGWIWAMIPAFLKVRFGTNEILVSLMLVYVAEQMLASVSLGLLKNPEGFGFPGSRNLQSWDSAHNAELIAGSGMHWGVVTAFIAVIFAYVLLNRHMLGFHIRLTGEAPRAAKFAGVKPARLILFCLGMSGALAGLAGMFEVAGPSGQISIDFNVGYGFTAIIVAFLGRLHPVGILLAGLLMALTYIGGEIAQGSLGLPAAAIQVFQGMLLFFLLALDLLTNFRIAIRKTEVA, encoded by the coding sequence ATGATCGTTTTGGAAAAACGACCGCAGCCTTCGCGGGCCTGGTCGATGGCAACGCCCTTGGTGGCGGTGCTGGCGACCATGATCATGGGCGGAATTCTATTTGCCGTACTGGGAAAGAACCCGGTCGAGGCGATCCGCACCATTTTCTGGGAACCGCTATTTGGCGAGTTCGCCTTTTATTATCGTCCGCAACTGCTGGTCAAAGGCGCGCCACTGATCCTGATTGCTATTGGGCTGTCCCTGGGCTTTCGCGCCGGGATCTGGAACATTGGTGCCGAAGGGCAATACATCATGGGCGCCATCTGTGGCGCCGGGGCTGGTCTGGCGTTCTATCCGCTCGAAGCGTTTTACATCTTTCCGATCATGGTGATTGCAGGCGCTTTGGGGGGCTGGATCTGGGCCATGATCCCGGCCTTTCTCAAGGTGCGGTTCGGCACCAACGAAATCCTGGTGTCGCTGATGCTGGTCTATGTGGCGGAACAGATGCTCGCGTCCGTGTCGCTGGGCCTGCTCAAGAACCCCGAAGGGTTCGGTTTTCCCGGCTCGCGCAATCTGCAATCCTGGGACAGTGCGCATAACGCAGAACTCATCGCGGGTTCCGGCATGCATTGGGGCGTGGTCACGGCCTTTATCGCGGTGATTTTTGCCTATGTGCTGCTCAACCGTCACATGCTGGGCTTTCACATCCGCCTGACCGGCGAAGCGCCCCGTGCCGCCAAATTCGCAGGTGTCAAACCCGCCCGGCTGATCCTGTTCTGTCTGGGCATGTCGGGTGCCTTGGCCGGTCTGGCCGGTATGTTCGAAGTCGCGGGCCCGTCGGGTCAGATATCCATCGACTTTAACGTCGGGTATGGCTTTACCGCGATCATCGTGGCCTTTCTGGGTCGCCTGCATCCCGTCGGAATCCTGCTGGCCGGTTTGCTGATGGCGCTGACCTATATCGGCGGTGAAATCGCCCAGGGCAGCCTCGGCCTGCCTGCGGCTGCGATCCAGGTGTTCCAGGGGATGCTGTTGTTCTTTCTGCTGGCGCTGGACCTGCTGACAAATTTCCGCATCGCTATTCGCAAAACTGAGGTGGCCTGA